Proteins encoded in a region of the Esox lucius isolate fEsoLuc1 chromosome 9, fEsoLuc1.pri, whole genome shotgun sequence genome:
- the LOC105029366 gene encoding CMRF35-like molecule 1 isoform X1 yields the protein MKTLQVFSWCLLSALSVVRSSVTKVMGVEGGPVYIRCSHTWAWSTIKYFCKGTCSGQDILIKTTDRERSSEKERYSIYDFRNGDLNVTIKDLKKSDSGTYWCGVERVGLDTYQEVYLTVTDAPSTTKPSTFTPKTHVITSLSNIYGTSPNVSTMFQTTGAGLMVWTSVSLVVMVTVMGLVLALFCIKRRGSRRPTYPQLVYKNTKTAPSGEERGNKQPKPPQPVYYNTNTAPSGEERGNKQPKPPQPVYYNTNTAPSGEERGNKQPKPPQPVYYNTNTAPSGEERESKRPTPSSTAYSTINHEEVDSLYENTRKVVPMNSPNASTTYPADHTSTIYPADHTFKIKPAGHASTTYLAGHTSKSYHAGHTSKYYPAGHTSTTYPAGEVTSSSHFEIYVNVTDFTVLRDSCVMK from the exons ATGAAGACTCTCCAAGTGTTCTCCTGGTGTCTTCTCTCAG CTCTGAGTGTTGTGAGGTCATCTGTTACCAAGGTGATGGGCGTTGAAGGAGGACCAGTATACATCAGATGTTCACACACATGGGCGTGGAGCACCATCAAGTACTTCTGCAAGGGGACCTGTTCAGGCCAAGACATCCTCATTAAGACCACGGACAGAGAGAGGTCttctgagaaagagagatatagTATATATGACTTTAGAAATGGGGACCTTAATGTGACCATCAAGGACCTGAAGAAGTCAGACTCTGGGACATACTGGTGTGGAGTGGAGAGAGTTGGTTTAGACACATACCAAGAGGTGTATCTGACAGTTACTGATG CTCCTTCCACTACTAAACCATCCACTTTTACCCCAAAAACCCATGTCATCACATCCCTCTCAAACATCTATGGAACCTCCCCAAACGTTTCCACAATGTTTCAGACAACTGGAGCAG GTCTAATGGTGTGGACCAGTGTTAGTCTGGTAGTCATGGTGACGGTAATGGGACTGGTCCTGGCTCTGTTCTGtataaagaggagaggaagcagGAGACCAACATATCCACAGCTTGTCTACAAAAACACCAAGACAGCCCctagtggagaggagagaggaaacaaGCAACCAAAACCTCCACAACCAGTCTACTACAACACCAACACTGCCCctagtggagaggagagaggaaacaaGCAACCAAAACCTCCACAACCAGTCTACTACAACACCAACACTGCCCctagtggagaggagagaggaaacaaGCAACCAAAACCTCCACAACCAGTCTACTACAACACCAACACTGCCCctagtggagaggagagagaaagcaagagaccAACACCATCTTCAACAGCCTACTCCACCATCAACCATGAAGAG GTTGACAGTTTGTATGAGAATACCAGAAAGGTGGTCCCTATGAACTCACCAAATGCTTCTACCACCTACCCTGCTGACCACACCTCTACAATCTACCCTGCTGACCACACCTTTAAAATCAAACCTGCTGGCCACGCCTCTACAACCTACCTTGCTGGGCACACCTCTAAATCCTACCATGCAGGCCACACCTCTAAATACTATCCTGCAGGCCACACCTCTACAACCTACCCTGCTGGTGAAGTCACAAGTAGCTCACACTTTGAAATCTATGTCAATGTCACAGATTTTACTGTACTTCGTGACTCATGTGTAATGAAATAa
- the LOC105029366 gene encoding CMRF35-like molecule 1 isoform X2 — protein sequence MGVEGGPVYIRCSHTWAWSTIKYFCKGTCSGQDILIKTTDRERSSEKERYSIYDFRNGDLNVTIKDLKKSDSGTYWCGVERVGLDTYQEVYLTVTDAPSTTKPSTFTPKTHVITSLSNIYGTSPNVSTMFQTTGAGLMVWTSVSLVVMVTVMGLVLALFCIKRRGSRRPTYPQLVYKNTKTAPSGEERGNKQPKPPQPVYYNTNTAPSGEERGNKQPKPPQPVYYNTNTAPSGEERGNKQPKPPQPVYYNTNTAPSGEERESKRPTPSSTAYSTINHEEVDSLYENTRKVVPMNSPNASTTYPADHTSTIYPADHTFKIKPAGHASTTYLAGHTSKSYHAGHTSKYYPAGHTSTTYPAGEVTSSSHFEIYVNVTDFTVLRDSCVMK from the exons ATGGGCGTTGAAGGAGGACCAGTATACATCAGATGTTCACACACATGGGCGTGGAGCACCATCAAGTACTTCTGCAAGGGGACCTGTTCAGGCCAAGACATCCTCATTAAGACCACGGACAGAGAGAGGTCttctgagaaagagagatatagTATATATGACTTTAGAAATGGGGACCTTAATGTGACCATCAAGGACCTGAAGAAGTCAGACTCTGGGACATACTGGTGTGGAGTGGAGAGAGTTGGTTTAGACACATACCAAGAGGTGTATCTGACAGTTACTGATG CTCCTTCCACTACTAAACCATCCACTTTTACCCCAAAAACCCATGTCATCACATCCCTCTCAAACATCTATGGAACCTCCCCAAACGTTTCCACAATGTTTCAGACAACTGGAGCAG GTCTAATGGTGTGGACCAGTGTTAGTCTGGTAGTCATGGTGACGGTAATGGGACTGGTCCTGGCTCTGTTCTGtataaagaggagaggaagcagGAGACCAACATATCCACAGCTTGTCTACAAAAACACCAAGACAGCCCctagtggagaggagagaggaaacaaGCAACCAAAACCTCCACAACCAGTCTACTACAACACCAACACTGCCCctagtggagaggagagaggaaacaaGCAACCAAAACCTCCACAACCAGTCTACTACAACACCAACACTGCCCctagtggagaggagagaggaaacaaGCAACCAAAACCTCCACAACCAGTCTACTACAACACCAACACTGCCCctagtggagaggagagagaaagcaagagaccAACACCATCTTCAACAGCCTACTCCACCATCAACCATGAAGAG GTTGACAGTTTGTATGAGAATACCAGAAAGGTGGTCCCTATGAACTCACCAAATGCTTCTACCACCTACCCTGCTGACCACACCTCTACAATCTACCCTGCTGACCACACCTTTAAAATCAAACCTGCTGGCCACGCCTCTACAACCTACCTTGCTGGGCACACCTCTAAATCCTACCATGCAGGCCACACCTCTAAATACTATCCTGCAGGCCACACCTCTACAACCTACCCTGCTGGTGAAGTCACAAGTAGCTCACACTTTGAAATCTATGTCAATGTCACAGATTTTACTGTACTTCGTGACTCATGTGTAATGAAATAa